From a region of the Paenibacillus lutimineralis genome:
- a CDS encoding Gfo/Idh/MocA family protein: MAKITLALVGAGERGQFSYAPYARTHEYELEFMAVADPNEGRRASFQKEYHIKDEMAFASGEQFFAQPKLADAVLICTQDNQHFDYACQAIRKGYIIMLEKPISPNLQECLELQRLAEEYGTTIVVCHVLRYTKFYRKMKELIDSRVIGDIVSVTHAENVAYWHYAHSYVRGNWHVTADSSPMILAKCCHDMDILAWLLDSKCSTVSSFGDLKYFKKENAPEGSPERCTDGCSHSGTCPYYAPNIYLTEDTSWPTSCLGSDMSYEARKRALMEGPYGKCVFHNDNDVVDHQVATLLFDNGVTVAFTMSAFTNDCDRTMKFMGTKGEIRASMEKNVIEVTEFATGTTNEYRINPSSAKHSGGDEGIMEELVAIIKGERDNTNLIQQSVHSHVMAFAVEESRLTGRTVQIADFEKRVMDAQQVSV, from the coding sequence ATGGCAAAAATTACGTTGGCTCTGGTTGGAGCAGGGGAGCGAGGGCAGTTCTCTTATGCTCCTTACGCCAGAACACATGAATATGAGCTTGAATTTATGGCAGTGGCCGACCCCAATGAGGGCAGACGTGCGTCATTCCAGAAGGAATATCATATTAAGGATGAGATGGCGTTCGCTTCAGGCGAGCAGTTCTTCGCCCAACCGAAGCTGGCGGATGCGGTGCTGATCTGTACTCAGGATAACCAGCATTTCGATTACGCCTGTCAGGCGATTCGCAAGGGCTATATCATTATGCTGGAGAAGCCGATATCTCCCAATTTGCAGGAATGTCTAGAGCTGCAGAGACTGGCGGAGGAGTATGGAACGACGATTGTGGTATGCCATGTTCTACGTTATACGAAATTTTATCGCAAAATGAAGGAGCTGATCGATAGCCGAGTCATCGGCGACATCGTCTCTGTGACTCATGCGGAGAATGTGGCATATTGGCATTATGCGCATAGCTATGTACGCGGCAATTGGCATGTAACGGCCGATTCTTCGCCAATGATTCTGGCCAAATGCTGCCATGACATGGACATCCTCGCTTGGCTGCTGGATTCGAAATGCAGTACCGTATCCTCCTTCGGCGATCTGAAGTATTTCAAGAAGGAGAACGCGCCCGAAGGCTCGCCGGAGCGTTGTACCGACGGATGCAGTCATAGCGGCACCTGCCCGTATTATGCGCCGAACATTTATCTGACCGAAGACACCAGCTGGCCGACCTCCTGCCTTGGCTCGGACATGAGCTACGAAGCGAGGAAGCGGGCATTAATGGAGGGGCCCTATGGCAAATGCGTATTCCATAACGATAATGATGTAGTCGATCACCAGGTTGCGACCCTGCTGTTCGATAACGGAGTAACTGTAGCCTTCACCATGAGCGCCTTCACGAACGATTGCGACAGGACGATGAAATTCATGGGAACGAAGGGGGAGATCCGGGCCTCGATGGAGAAGAACGTGATCGAGGTTACGGAATTCGCAACCGGTACGACGAATGAATACAGGATTAATCCGAGCAGCGCCAAGCACAGCGGCGGAGATGAAGGCATCATGGAGGAGCTGGTCGCGATTATCAAGGGGGAGAGGGATAACACCAATCTGATCCAGCAATCGGTTCACAGCCATGTGATGGCCTTCGCCGTCGAGGAGTCGCGCCTGACCGGGAGAACCGTTCAAATCGCTGATTTCGAGAAGCGGGTGATGGACGCTCAACAAGTGAGCGTGTAG
- a CDS encoding helix-turn-helix domain-containing protein: MFQSYKPRFKKKNSVYIIFVLSYVSILILTLSSAFVYYAEINQRITKQTELSTVTLLNQLKTGIEDDLLYIGELSNEIVFNKKLELAAKGATDSYSELMKDMASKRKPRELLFDYFVYMNRTDEIVTPNIQMDARKFFHLMYEFKDLDYGTFAKDYLHGNHFQEYMTIQTMNQYESTTIEVLPYIQSFPMTTSSDPLGQVIFFIDAKKMFTLVNQMRQVTNSDVYILDKNNRLIISSDNAPEIDMQKIDGLVNGRSSHEEIINKVVSEKNGWKYISSTPKSLYFKENTKYLMNFIAIFLIYLIGGLFIVRFLAKRSYKPLKEINDLIQSHAQAPGDSRNEYENIKNTLLDQIKNGKEMNEVIEKQIPIVRRDYLLNLIRGMMTNYDEAAQQISSIGILFASDTFLIGALEIDMDSSFFMDHANLSEKSLSLTRVVAENVGCELMSEYFICYFLDAGRNQSIYLLNLREGLDPTGAVAMAKQQANTLIQFAAKHYRLNLNLGISTPHSRLVNLQNCYDEAKKALEYSKLRDVYETVCFGDLGHLHFDYYYSMETEHQLIELLKRGQYEEAKEFLNTIFEINTSKNIGVGAAKLLLYEMASTLLKVMNFSLVTKGDDPVTDERIIEQMIGHASLDVAKRRFLNMIDNIARLSEHRVISKTEKLVQQIAEYIDENAGEQWLDLNRLSQEFEVTPQYISNVFKKYKHENIKDYIAKHMLGRAKELLVKTDLSIREIALQLGYASEVGITRLFKKYEGMTPGDYRLEYKDSRNEP, translated from the coding sequence TTGTTCCAGTCCTACAAGCCGAGATTCAAAAAGAAGAATAGCGTCTATATCATCTTCGTCTTGTCTTATGTCTCCATCTTAATTCTTACGCTCTCAAGCGCGTTCGTCTACTATGCCGAGATCAACCAGCGGATTACGAAGCAGACCGAGCTATCCACCGTGACTCTGCTGAATCAGCTTAAGACGGGAATCGAGGACGACCTTCTCTATATAGGCGAGCTGAGCAATGAGATTGTATTCAATAAAAAGCTGGAGCTTGCCGCCAAAGGGGCTACAGACAGCTACAGCGAGCTGATGAAGGACATGGCTAGTAAAAGAAAACCTCGTGAGCTTCTGTTCGACTATTTCGTCTATATGAATCGTACAGATGAGATTGTTACGCCTAATATTCAGATGGATGCCCGGAAGTTCTTCCATCTGATGTACGAATTCAAGGATCTGGATTATGGCACCTTCGCCAAGGACTATTTGCACGGTAATCATTTTCAGGAATATATGACCATTCAGACAATGAATCAATATGAGAGCACCACAATTGAGGTGCTTCCCTATATCCAGTCGTTCCCGATGACGACTAGCTCCGATCCTCTAGGTCAAGTCATCTTCTTCATCGATGCTAAGAAAATGTTCACCCTTGTCAACCAGATGCGCCAAGTCACCAATTCGGATGTTTATATTCTGGATAAGAATAACCGACTGATCATCAGCTCGGACAATGCACCGGAAATCGATATGCAGAAGATAGACGGGTTGGTAAACGGCAGGAGCTCGCATGAAGAAATTATCAATAAGGTCGTATCTGAGAAGAATGGATGGAAATATATCTCTTCCACACCGAAGAGCCTGTACTTCAAAGAGAATACAAAATACTTAATGAATTTTATCGCCATCTTCCTCATCTATCTGATCGGAGGGCTGTTCATCGTCCGCTTCCTGGCCAAACGCAGCTATAAGCCACTGAAGGAGATCAATGATCTGATCCAATCGCATGCTCAAGCTCCAGGAGACAGCCGGAACGAATATGAGAATATTAAAAATACGCTGCTTGACCAAATCAAGAACGGCAAAGAGATGAATGAGGTGATTGAGAAGCAAATTCCGATCGTACGGCGCGATTATCTGCTGAACCTGATCCGGGGCATGATGACGAATTATGATGAGGCCGCTCAGCAGATCTCCTCGATCGGCATCCTTTTCGCTAGTGATACCTTCCTAATCGGCGCTCTGGAGATCGATATGGACAGCTCATTTTTTATGGACCATGCCAATCTGTCAGAGAAGAGCCTGTCGCTAACACGCGTCGTAGCGGAGAATGTCGGCTGCGAGCTGATGAGCGAGTATTTCATATGCTATTTCCTAGACGCCGGCCGGAATCAATCGATCTACCTGCTTAATCTGCGCGAAGGTCTCGATCCTACCGGAGCTGTTGCAATGGCCAAGCAGCAGGCGAATACGTTGATCCAATTTGCCGCTAAGCATTATCGGCTGAATTTGAACCTGGGCATCAGTACCCCTCATTCACGGCTAGTCAATCTGCAGAATTGCTACGATGAAGCCAAGAAGGCGCTGGAGTACAGTAAGCTGCGGGATGTATATGAGACCGTCTGCTTCGGTGATCTGGGCCATCTGCATTTTGACTATTATTATTCGATGGAGACAGAGCATCAGCTCATTGAGCTGCTGAAGAGAGGGCAATACGAAGAGGCCAAGGAGTTCCTGAATACCATCTTTGAGATTAATACGTCTAAAAATATCGGGGTAGGAGCAGCCAAGCTGCTGCTCTACGAAATGGCCTCCACTCTGCTGAAGGTGATGAATTTCTCCCTTGTCACCAAAGGAGATGATCCTGTGACCGATGAACGGATCATTGAGCAGATGATTGGCCATGCTTCACTCGATGTGGCCAAGCGGCGGTTCCTCAATATGATTGACAACATCGCTCGGCTGTCGGAGCATCGAGTGATCAGCAAAACGGAAAAGCTGGTTCAGCAAATTGCCGAATATATCGATGAAAACGCCGGAGAGCAATGGCTTGATTTGAATCGTTTGTCGCAGGAATTCGAGGTAACGCCCCAGTACATCTCCAATGTATTCAAGAAGTATAAGCATGAAAATATCAAAGATTATATCGCCAAGCATATGCTGGGCAGAGCTAAGGAACTGCTCGTCAAGACGGATCTGTCCATCAGGGAGATTGCCCTACAATTGGGGTATGCAAGTGAAGTCGGCATTACCCGACTATTCAAGAAATACGAGGGGATGACGCCAGGTGATTATCGGCTGGAATATAAGGATAGCCGGAATGAGCCGTAG
- a CDS encoding RNA polymerase sigma factor — translation MDTFLKIYDCYFDDLYRYVLFRVGNRWDADDLVSDIFRKALEYSCKHGGTIPEYDRAWLFAIAHNRIVDHYRRKKEAAYGVDPEQGGYEHIREMFQETSVQNECLEEALLQLENEDREMVHLKYMVGFAYHEMSRMLDKTEGWLRTRMHRIRKRLAVDIDRCLEEG, via the coding sequence GTGGACACATTTTTGAAAATATACGATTGCTACTTCGACGATTTGTACCGGTATGTGCTGTTCCGGGTCGGCAATCGTTGGGATGCGGACGATCTAGTTAGCGATATTTTTCGCAAGGCGCTGGAATACAGCTGTAAGCATGGTGGAACGATCCCGGAATACGACCGGGCTTGGTTGTTCGCCATTGCACATAATCGGATTGTTGACCATTATCGTCGCAAGAAGGAGGCCGCTTACGGCGTTGATCCGGAACAGGGAGGCTACGAGCATATCCGGGAGATGTTCCAGGAGACGTCAGTTCAGAACGAATGTCTGGAGGAGGCACTGCTTCAACTAGAGAATGAGGATAGGGAGATGGTGCATCTGAAGTATATGGTTGGCTTCGCCTACCATGAGATGAGCCGGATGCTGGACAAGACGGAAGGTTGGCTGCGTACGCGCATGCATCGGATACGGAAGAGACTAGCAGTCGACATTGATCGCTGTCTGGAGGAGGGATGA
- a CDS encoding TolB family protein, with translation MSEQNPKWVDDLKKVHDRLQVDETFKAELRRSLIEEGQSYPQTRRSRRPQDKRKQKYIAWGAAAAVVAIVVLLWNLLPVQDMPRVNAADLRLKLQFNTVQQLGQETSVAMAMDQDVTYYAIPTEGVYRQHGVSYEQIVTGKVSELAISPDGKRLAYVDGRELHIWEADTKQTKRVLEAPVPLGELAWSPDGKQVAYVRHDPATDTLWEAQLSSGEQHYLTKGSSLSYFPNEEKILYARQEQIYTLDLESGTEKLWGDGYSPVISPDGKYVLYVRKDGGDPQLEDAWVSDLDRQTEQKITHNRPMDAWEDGQPKEGEYQSSYSLEGLVWNTDGQSIAMYQVTETNVEWRQLVRYTLAEREAGPEEVVGQAVEALIYRDERHAHDFFSYDPGYLKGTSPRQVGYTIVNTATEANGKAVVTAKIDYSYQFPYYKVETYQFTLTRGNDGYLIDNMEETDSIRISDWNGEMVTTTEDDQRDQLIFPLEQVPVDSGWTHVGFGNIVYRESDHGRTIWFLVKQQQGDHYRMRLMRYNWDKGTFKSLGTLDGVTESSMMIIDEAEQWAAIDVSLGEEKRDIAVLSLKGADASPVYLSDKLQGPGNYEDIGTRLWKGKSLSFYVEWNRRDVFFNYSADTDTTQNK, from the coding sequence ATGTCTGAGCAGAATCCGAAGTGGGTGGATGATCTGAAGAAGGTTCACGATCGGTTGCAGGTCGATGAGACGTTCAAGGCGGAGCTGCGGCGTTCCCTTATTGAGGAAGGGCAGAGCTATCCGCAAACAAGGCGTTCAAGGCGTCCGCAAGACAAGCGGAAGCAAAAATATATAGCTTGGGGTGCTGCAGCAGCAGTGGTTGCGATAGTGGTACTGCTCTGGAATTTGCTCCCCGTTCAAGACATGCCGCGTGTTAACGCCGCCGATTTGAGGTTGAAGCTGCAGTTCAATACGGTGCAGCAGCTCGGACAGGAGACGAGTGTAGCTATGGCGATGGATCAGGACGTAACTTATTACGCGATACCGACGGAAGGAGTCTACCGTCAGCATGGAGTTAGCTATGAACAGATCGTAACGGGAAAGGTGTCGGAGCTTGCGATCTCACCGGATGGGAAGCGGCTGGCTTATGTGGACGGGCGTGAGCTTCATATCTGGGAGGCGGATACGAAACAGACCAAGCGGGTCTTAGAAGCACCGGTACCGCTCGGCGAATTGGCCTGGTCGCCGGATGGGAAGCAGGTTGCCTATGTGCGGCATGATCCGGCCACGGATACCCTTTGGGAAGCGCAGCTATCCTCTGGTGAACAGCACTATTTGACCAAGGGAAGCTCTCTGTCTTATTTTCCGAATGAGGAGAAAATACTGTATGCCCGGCAGGAACAGATTTACACGCTTGATCTGGAATCCGGTACAGAGAAGCTATGGGGCGATGGATATTCGCCAGTGATCTCTCCAGACGGCAAGTATGTGCTTTATGTGCGGAAGGATGGTGGCGATCCGCAATTGGAGGATGCTTGGGTATCCGATTTGGATCGTCAGACCGAGCAGAAGATTACGCATAACCGCCCGATGGATGCCTGGGAGGATGGTCAACCGAAGGAAGGGGAGTATCAGTCTTCCTACAGCCTGGAAGGTCTCGTCTGGAACACCGATGGCCAGAGCATTGCCATGTATCAGGTTACGGAGACCAATGTTGAGTGGAGGCAGCTTGTCCGATATACGCTGGCAGAGCGGGAGGCTGGTCCAGAAGAAGTGGTAGGTCAGGCGGTAGAGGCGCTGATTTACCGAGATGAACGGCATGCCCATGACTTCTTCAGCTACGATCCCGGTTATCTAAAAGGAACCTCTCCGCGTCAAGTTGGCTATACAATTGTGAATACTGCAACTGAAGCGAACGGCAAGGCGGTGGTTACTGCAAAAATAGATTACTCCTATCAGTTCCCGTACTATAAAGTGGAAACTTACCAGTTCACCCTTACACGAGGAAATGACGGATATTTGATCGACAACATGGAGGAAACAGATAGCATCCGGATCTCGGATTGGAATGGCGAAATGGTCACGACGACGGAGGATGATCAGCGGGATCAATTGATTTTTCCTCTCGAACAAGTTCCGGTGGACAGTGGCTGGACCCATGTCGGTTTCGGAAATATCGTCTACCGTGAATCGGATCACGGACGCACGATCTGGTTCCTCGTCAAACAGCAACAGGGCGATCATTATCGGATGCGCCTAATGCGTTACAATTGGGATAAGGGAACGTTCAAGTCCTTAGGCACTCTTGACGGGGTGACGGAGTCGTCGATGATGATTATTGACGAAGCGGAGCAATGGGCTGCCATTGATGTTTCGCTTGGAGAAGAGAAGCGTGATATTGCCGTACTGTCACTTAAGGGGGCAGATGCTTCTCCGGTATATCTGTCTGACAAACTGCAGGGGCCGGGGAATTATGAGGATATAGGTACTCGCTTGTGGAAAGGGAAGAGCCTCAGCTTCTACGTAGAGTGGAACAGGCGCGATGTGTTTTTTAATTACAGTGCGGATACAGATACGACACAGAATAAGTAA